The genomic DNA TGTCATCGTCTGTGTCACGGCCAGACCCTCCTCGTCTGCGGTCAGCCGAGGCCCATCCTCGGCCAGACAAACCCGCGATTGCACGATCGAGGGTCTGGCCGCTCAGATCAACCCGCGGCGCGAACCTACATAGGGTCTAGCCCGAGACACCTCCCTGTGAGTCGAGCAGCGACCGCAGGTAGGCCGCGACGTTGTCGAAGTTCGCTTCGATGCCGTCGTACCTGGTCATGTGGTCGCGGCCGGCCTGGTCGTTGAAGGCGAGCCGCCACGTCAGCGTCGTCACGCCGTCCTTCTCGCGCAGTTCCATCGTCTCGACGGCCTCCGTGTCCGGCCAGCCCTCGAACCGCCAGGTCTGCACCGACCGGGTCGGCGACGCGATCTCGAGGTAGGTGCCGCGGAACGAGCACTCCACCCCATCGTCCGTCACGAACACGATGTGGTACTTGCCGCCCACGCGCAGGTCGATCGAGCACTCGGTCACGACCTCGCCGAACGGGGCGATGGTGTTGCGCACGTGCTCCGCCTTCGTGAAGACGTCGAAGACGAGCTGCATCGGTGCTTCGAACTCGCGCGTGATCAGGATCTCGAGCTCGCTCGGGAACTCGATCGCCGACGATCCATGCTCGGTGGGCCTCACTGCGTCCCTCCCTCTCTTTGGAGTTTCTTCAGGTAGTCGTCCACCCGGTCCAGCCGGGCGTTCATCGCCTGCTCGTACTTGGCCAGCCAATCCCGGAACGGCTGAAGGTGTGCGGGCTCGAGGCGGTACAGCCGGCGGCGTCCCTCCGCCCGGCTCCGCACGAGCCCGACCTCGCTCAACACCCTCAGGTGCTTCGAGACCTGCGGCTGCGACATGGCGAGGTCGCGCACGATCGTCCCGACCGGCTTCTCGCCGGGGATCAGCGCGTCCAGGATCTCGCGCCGGCTGGCGTCGCCGATGGCGTTGAAGACATCTGCGGTCGTCGCCGAGCGAGCCATGCGCGGGTCATATACCGATATCGGTATGTATTCAAGGCAGCTCTCCGCCGTCGTTGTCGGCGCAGCGGAGTCCTTGTAAGGTCGAAGCATGACGGCAGGACAGCTCGCGACGCCACACGGTCATCGCCCGACGCGGGCCGTGGTCGCGGGACTGGGCGCGCTCCTCGTCATCCTCGCCGCCGTCGCGGCGGTCCACCTGCGCCACCAGGGGCCGGCGCTGCCGTTCCACGGCCCCGCGGCGGCGCG from Gaiellales bacterium includes the following:
- a CDS encoding SRPBCC domain-containing protein is translated as MRPTEHGSSAIEFPSELEILITREFEAPMQLVFDVFTKAEHVRNTIAPFGEVVTECSIDLRVGGKYHIVFVTDDGVECSFRGTYLEIASPTRSVQTWRFEGWPDTEAVETMELREKDGVTTLTWRLAFNDQAGRDHMTRYDGIEANFDNVAAYLRSLLDSQGGVSG
- a CDS encoding metalloregulator ArsR/SmtB family transcription factor, whose amino-acid sequence is MARSATTADVFNAIGDASRREILDALIPGEKPVGTIVRDLAMSQPQVSKHLRVLSEVGLVRSRAEGRRRLYRLEPAHLQPFRDWLAKYEQAMNARLDRVDDYLKKLQREGGTQ